In Candidatus Roseilinea sp., one DNA window encodes the following:
- a CDS encoding hypothetical protein (possible pseudo, frameshifted), translating to MRQLDRERLRACLVAEERRFAETHPRSRELFRRAQAHLLGGVPMSWMVRWAGRFPIFVVEGRGAHFTDVDGHTYLDLCLGDTGAMTGHAPEATVRAIADRAARGSTFMLPTEDALWVSEELARRFGLPYWQFALTATDANRFAIRLARAITGRRLICVFNWCYHGTVDETFITLNDGRPGPRRATAACRSTRR from the coding sequence ATGCGCCAACTTGATCGCGAGCGATTGCGCGCTTGTCTGGTTGCGGAAGAACGCCGTTTCGCCGAAACACATCCCCGCTCGCGCGAGTTGTTCCGACGCGCCCAGGCGCATTTGCTCGGCGGTGTGCCGATGAGTTGGATGGTGCGCTGGGCTGGCCGCTTCCCCATCTTCGTCGTCGAAGGACGAGGCGCGCACTTCACCGACGTAGACGGTCATACCTACCTCGACTTATGCTTGGGCGACACCGGCGCGATGACCGGCCACGCGCCCGAGGCGACCGTGCGCGCGATCGCCGATCGCGCGGCGCGAGGCAGCACCTTCATGCTGCCGACCGAGGATGCGCTGTGGGTGTCCGAGGAGCTGGCGCGGCGGTTCGGCTTGCCTTACTGGCAGTTCGCACTTACCGCTACCGACGCCAACCGCTTCGCCATTCGCCTGGCGCGGGCGATCACCGGCCGGCGGCTGATCTGCGTGTTCAACTGGTGCTACCACGGCACGGTGGACGAGACGTTTATCACCCTGAACGATGGTCGGCCTGGGCCGCGCCGGGCAACCGCGGCATGCCGGTCAACCCGACGCTGA